Proteins from one Paenibacillus sp. J23TS9 genomic window:
- the ftsX gene encoding permease-like cell division protein FtsX produces the protein MTFNTFLRHLREGAKNVFRNGWMSVASVVSIIVSLFILGVFILLVLNVNAVADKADKQVQIRAYLNLNVDQKLREAVQKEIAAMPEVSKIDFISKEQGLDDFRKSMGEEGKDLLEGFDKDNNPLPDAFKIEVYEPTTVPFVAKKIEALNTSHAEQQPIMKVKYGKGTIETLFKVTRAVRNIGFIFVAGMALMSMFLISNTIRVTILARRREIGIMKLVGATNAFIRWPFFVEGTLIGLIGSVITVLILFFGYDRLAASVGSDISLQMSLLPINEMWQWGGLLMILGILIGMWGTTLSIRKFLKV, from the coding sequence ATGACTTTTAACACCTTCTTGCGACATCTGCGGGAAGGAGCGAAGAACGTATTCCGCAATGGTTGGATGTCTGTCGCGTCCGTAGTATCCATTATCGTATCTCTATTCATTTTGGGCGTATTTATTCTGCTTGTACTGAATGTGAATGCTGTCGCCGACAAGGCGGACAAGCAGGTACAGATCCGGGCTTACCTGAATTTGAACGTGGATCAGAAGCTGCGCGAGGCGGTACAGAAGGAAATCGCCGCAATGCCTGAGGTCAGCAAGATCGATTTTATTTCCAAGGAACAAGGATTGGATGATTTCCGTAAGAGCATGGGTGAAGAAGGCAAGGATCTTCTCGAAGGCTTTGACAAGGACAACAATCCGCTGCCGGATGCGTTCAAGATCGAAGTATACGAACCAACGACCGTTCCTTTCGTAGCCAAGAAAATCGAAGCGCTCAACACCAGCCATGCCGAGCAGCAGCCGATTATGAAGGTGAAGTACGGCAAAGGAACGATTGAGACGCTCTTCAAGGTGACGCGTGCGGTGCGCAACATCGGCTTTATTTTCGTGGCCGGAATGGCATTGATGTCAATGTTCCTTATTTCCAATACGATCCGGGTAACCATCCTGGCGCGGCGCAGGGAGATCGGCATTATGAAGCTGGTGGGTGCGACGAACGCCTTTATCCGCTGGCCGTTCTTTGTTGAAGGAACGCTGATCGGATTGATCGGCTCAGTAATTACAGTATTGATTCTGTTCTTTGGTTACGACCGTCTGGCCGCATCTGTCGGCTCGGATATTTCACTGCAAATGTCACTGCTGCCTATCAACGAGATGTGGCAGTGGGGCGGACTTCTAATGATTCTCGGTATACTCATCGGTATGTGGGGAACGACCCTATCTATTCGCAAATTTTTGAAGGTATAG
- the ftsE gene encoding cell division ATP-binding protein FtsE: MIEMQDVWKTYPNGTHALQGVSVKIDRNEFVYVVGPSGAGKSTFMKLIYREEVPTKGQISVNGFNIGKLKQRKIPYVRRNIGVIFQDFRLLPRLTAFENVAFAMEVIEAPKRQMKKRVMEVLDLVGLKSKANRQPAQLSGGEQQRIAIARAIVNNPSVIIADEPTGNLDPETSWGIMQLLDEINFRGTTIVMATHNKDIVNTMRKRVIAIEQGNIVRDQLRGEYGYDF; this comes from the coding sequence GTGATTGAAATGCAGGATGTGTGGAAGACATACCCAAATGGAACCCATGCGCTTCAAGGGGTGTCCGTCAAGATTGACCGTAATGAATTTGTATATGTCGTCGGCCCGTCCGGCGCAGGTAAATCGACTTTTATGAAGCTCATTTATAGAGAAGAAGTACCAACGAAAGGGCAAATCTCCGTAAACGGGTTTAATATAGGCAAGCTGAAGCAGCGTAAGATTCCTTACGTCAGACGCAATATCGGCGTTATATTTCAGGATTTTCGTCTTTTGCCCAGGCTTACGGCTTTCGAAAATGTAGCTTTTGCCATGGAAGTTATTGAAGCCCCGAAACGGCAGATGAAAAAACGTGTGATGGAAGTGCTGGACCTGGTGGGACTCAAGTCCAAAGCAAATCGTCAGCCTGCCCAGCTCTCAGGCGGGGAGCAGCAGCGTATCGCCATTGCCCGTGCCATCGTGAACAACCCCTCCGTTATTATTGCGGACGAGCCTACCGGCAACCTTGACCCTGAAACCTCATGGGGCATCATGCAGCTGCTGGATGAAATCAATTTCCGCGGAACAACCATTGTTATGGCCACCCACAACAAAGATATCGTGAACACGATGCGCAAACGCGTCATCGCGATTGAACAAGGCAACATTGTGCGCGACCAGCTGAGAGGAGAATACGGTTATGACTTTTAA
- a CDS encoding VanW family protein, with translation MKKFHFILIITASIMLIGSVTAGWIHLYISQNTIPDHVQVGGWDVGGKKKDDALKELDAKLNGLQQQPLTLSVEAKDVPDVTITLKNAGIMFEADAFRSAVARLYDGSWSERMNARRHFQQEWSITPHWNTALIKQRFGPAWEEKNFGKPVDATRRITKADEVVYTPELSVLRIDWETFIQTMTNLIPKSFLNPDESASPLKIKLPLYTLKPEVTISSLKEEGIDRKIIEFNTGLGSSAAGRIYNVSSAAMAIDGMILKPDDIFDYSKVIAKAEEKYGFREAPVILNGKLVPGIGGGICQVSSTVYNAALRTGLQIVERRNHSLPVSYLPKGQDATFAEGSINFRFKNTTGKSLIIRAFVEGNTLTVKFFGTFPKNTEYSLESRTVQTLPVTEKLVENKDIRVGAQEVLQEGKPGYIVETYQIKKVNGKIVERKRISSDTYRAQSRLIAVHSVDPGSGNDSSGSKDQIVEDGVSGPNF, from the coding sequence ATGAAAAAATTTCATTTTATTCTGATCATCACCGCCAGTATCATGCTGATCGGTTCCGTCACCGCCGGATGGATCCATCTTTATATCAGCCAGAATACCATCCCCGATCATGTACAGGTGGGTGGCTGGGATGTGGGCGGTAAGAAGAAAGATGATGCCTTGAAGGAACTTGACGCTAAGCTGAATGGTCTACAGCAGCAGCCTCTTACACTGTCCGTGGAAGCTAAGGATGTGCCTGACGTTACGATCACGTTGAAAAATGCCGGAATCATGTTTGAAGCTGATGCCTTCCGCAGCGCGGTTGCACGTTTGTATGATGGAAGCTGGTCTGAGCGGATGAACGCACGGAGACATTTTCAGCAGGAATGGAGCATAACCCCGCACTGGAATACAGCCTTGATCAAGCAAAGATTTGGTCCTGCTTGGGAAGAAAAGAATTTCGGCAAGCCTGTGGATGCCACACGCCGGATCACCAAAGCAGATGAAGTTGTATATACGCCGGAACTATCCGTTCTCCGTATCGATTGGGAAACTTTTATCCAAACCATGACCAACCTCATTCCCAAGAGTTTCCTCAATCCGGATGAGTCCGCATCGCCCCTGAAAATAAAGCTTCCTTTATATACATTGAAACCAGAGGTTACGATAAGCAGCCTGAAGGAAGAGGGCATCGACCGTAAAATTATAGAATTCAACACCGGCCTCGGCTCAAGCGCAGCGGGTCGCATATATAATGTAAGTTCTGCCGCCATGGCCATAGATGGGATGATATTGAAGCCGGACGATATTTTCGATTACAGCAAGGTAATTGCCAAAGCCGAAGAGAAATACGGTTTCCGCGAAGCCCCCGTTATTCTGAACGGGAAGCTGGTTCCCGGCATCGGTGGAGGGATCTGTCAGGTATCGAGCACCGTATATAACGCGGCACTGCGAACCGGGCTTCAAATTGTGGAACGGCGCAATCATTCACTCCCGGTCAGCTATCTGCCAAAAGGCCAGGATGCTACCTTTGCCGAAGGCTCCATCAATTTCCGCTTTAAAAATACAACCGGCAAATCGCTCATCATCCGTGCCTTTGTAGAAGGTAACACATTGACCGTAAAATTTTTCGGCACCTTCCCTAAAAATACGGAGTACTCGCTGGAATCACGCACCGTCCAGACTCTTCCCGTAACGGAGAAGCTCGTCGAGAACAAGGATATTCGGGTTGGGGCACAGGAAGTGCTGCAGGAAGGCAAACCAGGATATATTGTGGAAACCTATCAGATTAAAAAGGTTAACGGTAAAATTGTCGAACGCAAACGGATTTCCAGCGACACTTACCGTGCTCAGAGTCGGTTGATCGCCGTTCATTCTGTAGATCCTGGCAGCGGCAATGATTCCTCCGGCAGCAAAGACCAAATCGTCGAGGACGGTGTGAGCGGACCTAATTTCTGA
- a CDS encoding methyl-accepting chemotaxis protein, with protein MKDNHPNIHMQYRKMGLQGAGLFSGAVVIINLVCFLLGVPALVGLIISLVLTVPISYGVAMWLLRSAGNQSKPDQTADVEDLHIYNSGSNIESIQNKDLSDQVSAHISKIADTIEQVKSNAEMGFYVSDMIKEATLGVSADSNEQTDMIRTSSNTVSDVVGAIRHISGSADEAAEAANESSVKATKGQDSILTAIERMDEANTTVHSLVDTMSRLDKSSREVVSFVSMIREIAEQTHLLALNAAIEAARFGDEGRGFSVIASEVRNLAEQSSQSAKQVTQVVSVILKETAQAVNSTKVVAGQVDDGLRVVNEAGESFEFIKLSIGEVAGQMQEVSSSVEEIAAGAEQLVVAMQKTEQIAVKTTTEMNNVTQAVEEHHAIMQQISSATESLNDFSDELGLAINQYRELLHDSQENETQEQTH; from the coding sequence ATGAAAGACAACCATCCCAACATACATATGCAGTATAGAAAGATGGGCCTGCAAGGCGCAGGGTTGTTCTCAGGAGCTGTAGTCATTATCAATCTAGTTTGCTTTTTACTAGGGGTTCCTGCGTTAGTCGGATTGATCATTAGTCTGGTGCTGACTGTGCCGATCAGCTATGGGGTCGCTATGTGGCTGCTGCGGTCGGCCGGGAATCAATCGAAGCCGGATCAGACAGCAGATGTGGAAGATTTGCATATTTATAATAGTGGCAGCAATATAGAAAGCATTCAGAATAAGGATCTTTCGGATCAGGTAAGTGCCCACATTTCGAAAATCGCAGACACCATTGAGCAGGTCAAGTCAAACGCAGAAATGGGCTTCTACGTCTCCGATATGATTAAGGAAGCGACACTGGGCGTATCTGCAGATTCCAATGAGCAGACCGATATGATTCGTACCAGCTCGAATACCGTAAGCGATGTCGTCGGTGCAATCCGTCATATCTCAGGAAGTGCCGATGAAGCTGCTGAAGCAGCGAATGAATCTTCGGTAAAAGCGACCAAAGGTCAGGATTCGATCTTGACTGCCATTGAACGAATGGATGAGGCGAATACAACGGTCCATTCCTTGGTCGACACCATGAGCCGGCTGGATAAAAGTTCCCGGGAAGTTGTCTCGTTCGTCTCCATGATTAGAGAAATTGCCGAACAGACACATTTGCTGGCACTGAATGCAGCTATTGAAGCGGCGCGTTTTGGGGATGAGGGTCGGGGATTCTCGGTTATTGCCAGCGAAGTACGCAACCTGGCTGAACAATCATCGCAATCGGCCAAGCAAGTTACGCAGGTCGTTTCCGTGATATTAAAAGAAACCGCACAAGCGGTTAACTCCACGAAAGTAGTGGCAGGGCAAGTGGACGATGGTCTTAGAGTCGTTAATGAAGCCGGAGAATCGTTCGAATTCATTAAGCTTTCCATCGGCGAGGTGGCAGGTCAAATGCAGGAGGTGTCCTCGTCCGTTGAGGAGATCGCCGCAGGTGCCGAGCAATTGGTCGTTGCTATGCAAAAAACGGAGCAGATTGCCGTTAAAACAACAACAGAAATGAACAACGTAACGCAAGCGGTAGAAGAGCATCATGCCATTATGCAGCAGATTTCAAGTGCTACCGAATCTCTGAATGATTTTTCAGATGAACTTGGGCTTGCCATTAACCAGTATCGCGAATTGCTGCATGATTCTCAAGAGAACGAGACCCAAGAACAAACTCACTAG